In Deferribacteraceae bacterium V6Fe1, one genomic interval encodes:
- a CDS encoding thiazole synthase — translation MFKNELIIDNRKFKSRLMIGTGKFQSNEIMKQAIEASGAEIVTVALRRVDIENPEDDLLKHIDTNKFLLLPNTSGARDAVEAVRLARLARAAGCEPWVKLEVTPDPYYLLPDPIETFKAAEILVKEGFKVLPYINADPILCKRLEEIGTVTVMPLGAPIGTNKGLKTVENLKIIIEQSNIPVVVDAGIGAPSHAAYAIELGADAVLVNTAIATAGDPVKMAASFKLAVEAACVARDAGMPTEKQYADASSPLTGFLRD, via the coding sequence ATGTTTAAAAATGAATTAATTATAGACAACAGAAAGTTTAAAAGCAGACTCATGATTGGTACGGGGAAATTTCAGTCTAATGAAATTATGAAACAGGCTATTGAGGCAAGTGGTGCTGAGATAGTTACGGTTGCTTTGAGGCGTGTTGATATAGAAAATCCGGAAGATGACTTGTTAAAACATATAGATACGAATAAGTTTTTACTTTTGCCAAATACTTCGGGAGCAAGAGATGCAGTAGAAGCGGTGAGGCTTGCAAGACTTGCAAGGGCTGCAGGGTGTGAACCTTGGGTAAAGCTTGAAGTTACTCCTGATCCGTATTATCTGCTTCCTGACCCCATAGAAACCTTTAAAGCTGCTGAAATACTTGTAAAAGAAGGCTTTAAGGTTTTACCTTACATTAATGCCGACCCTATTTTGTGTAAAAGGCTTGAAGAGATAGGGACTGTTACCGTAATGCCTTTGGGGGCACCCATCGGGACAAATAAAGGGCTTAAAACCGTAGAGAATCTTAAAATTATAATTGAGCAGTCAAATATTCCGGTAGTGGTAGATGCAGGTATTGGCGCCCCTAGTCACGCTGCTTATGCGATAGAGCTTGGTGCCGACGCTGTGCTTGTGAATACTGCGATTGCTACAGCAGGAGACCCGGTAAAAATGGCGGCTTCATTCAAACTTGCCGTTGAGGCAGCTTGTGTCGCTCGTGATGCCGGTATGCCTACGGAAAAGCAGTATGCCGATGCTTCAAGCCCTTTAACGGGATTTTTAAGGGACTGA
- a CDS encoding 3-deoxy-7-phosphoheptulonate synthase, translated as MLKTNNLNVKELIPIVAPFYLRQIFPLSEKDAEFVTYSRNTIKNILNRADKRIMAVVGPCSIHDPKAAMDYAERLKKLSEEVKDKIYLVMRVYFEKPRTTIGWKGLINDPDMDGSHQISKGLGIARRLLSEITNLNLPVACEMLDPITPQYLSDMISWGAIGARTTESQTHREMASGLSFPVGFKNGTDGNIKIACDAMQAALRPHSFLGINAEGRSSIVKTLGNPNVHLVLRGGDKKPNYFPEDIEKAINILQKNNLPDSIMVDCSHANSSKDHRNQPKVLESVVTQINDGCAYIKAVMIESNINEGNQPICSNKSELKYGVSITDKCIDWDTTERIIKSAAEKLVL; from the coding sequence ATGTTAAAGACTAATAACCTAAATGTAAAAGAATTAATCCCTATAGTTGCCCCCTTTTATTTGAGGCAGATATTCCCTCTGAGCGAAAAGGATGCCGAGTTTGTGACATACAGCAGAAATACAATCAAAAATATCTTAAACAGAGCAGACAAGCGAATTATGGCAGTAGTAGGACCTTGCTCTATTCATGATCCAAAAGCTGCTATGGATTATGCTGAGAGGTTGAAAAAACTTTCTGAAGAGGTAAAAGATAAAATATATCTTGTAATGAGGGTTTATTTTGAAAAGCCGAGAACAACTATTGGATGGAAAGGGTTAATAAATGACCCGGATATGGATGGGAGTCATCAGATATCCAAAGGGCTTGGAATTGCAAGGAGACTCTTATCCGAAATTACAAACTTAAATTTGCCCGTTGCATGTGAGATGCTTGACCCCATTACGCCACAGTATTTGTCCGATATGATTTCATGGGGAGCTATCGGAGCAAGAACCACTGAATCCCAAACTCACAGGGAGATGGCAAGCGGTCTTTCTTTCCCGGTAGGTTTTAAAAACGGTACAGATGGGAATATAAAAATTGCATGCGACGCTATGCAGGCTGCGTTAAGACCGCACAGTTTCTTGGGTATAAATGCAGAAGGGAGAAGCTCTATCGTTAAAACCCTTGGTAACCCTAATGTCCATCTTGTCCTTAGGGGCGGTGATAAAAAACCTAATTACTTTCCTGAAGATATAGAAAAGGCAATCAATATACTTCAAAAGAATAATTTGCCAGACTCTATTATGGTTGACTGTAGTCATGCCAATTCATCTAAAGACCATAGGAACCAGCCTAAAGTGCTTGAAAGTGTTGTGACACAAATAAATGATGGTTGTGCTTACATAAAAGCCGTTATGATTGAAAGTAATATTAATGAAGGTAATCAGCCGATCTGTTCTAATAAGAGTGAGCTTAAATATGGAGTATCTATTACCGATAAGTGTATCGATTGGGATACAACGGAGAGAATCATTAAAAGTGCAGCGGAAAAATTAGTGCTTTGA
- the thiH gene encoding 2-iminoacetate synthase ThiH, producing the protein MSFYDEIGKFNWSEVKEFIYSRNESDVLNVINKNTLSLEDFATLLSPAAESFLEPMAKEAHRITLQRFGKTIKIYIPMYVSNECVNSCVYCGFNVHNKFNRKTLTLDEVKRELEVIKKTGIKHILICSGEHPKKVSVDYLNEVVKLVRRDFSSIIIEVQPLDENEYRVLYNSGVDSLALYQETYNTDTYKEVHLGGKKTDYRYRLEAPERAAAAGLRTIGIGALMGLDDFRVEEFFVGLHARYLMRKFWKTHVTVSFPRIRDAEGHFKPKYLINDKNLVQSMLALRLFLHDVGLVISTREPAELRDKLIYLGVTQMSAGSKTNPGGYAAGEEEGKQFEVEDRRSAQEFIESVRKKGFDPVLKDWDSSFINAV; encoded by the coding sequence ATGAGCTTTTACGATGAGATAGGAAAATTTAACTGGTCTGAGGTTAAAGAATTTATATATTCGAGAAATGAATCTGACGTTTTAAATGTTATAAACAAAAATACGCTATCTTTGGAAGACTTTGCGACACTTTTATCCCCTGCTGCGGAAAGTTTTCTTGAGCCAATGGCAAAAGAGGCCCATAGAATTACTTTGCAAAGATTTGGCAAGACGATCAAAATTTATATCCCTATGTATGTTTCCAATGAGTGTGTAAATTCCTGTGTTTATTGCGGGTTTAATGTACATAACAAATTTAATAGAAAGACGCTTACTCTTGATGAAGTTAAGAGGGAGCTAGAGGTTATAAAGAAAACAGGGATAAAGCATATATTAATTTGCTCAGGTGAGCATCCTAAGAAGGTATCCGTTGATTACTTAAATGAAGTTGTAAAGCTTGTTAGGAGAGATTTTTCTTCAATTATTATTGAAGTTCAGCCGTTGGATGAAAATGAGTATCGTGTTTTGTATAATTCAGGTGTTGACAGCTTGGCTCTTTATCAGGAGACCTACAATACCGATACATACAAAGAGGTGCACCTTGGCGGTAAGAAAACCGATTATAGGTATAGACTTGAAGCACCTGAAAGAGCTGCGGCTGCGGGGCTTAGGACAATAGGTATAGGTGCTTTGATGGGGCTTGACGATTTTAGAGTCGAAGAGTTTTTTGTCGGGCTTCATGCAAGATATCTTATGAGAAAATTTTGGAAGACCCATGTGACTGTGTCATTTCCAAGGATAAGGGACGCTGAGGGACATTTTAAACCCAAATATTTAATCAATGATAAAAATCTTGTTCAATCTATGCTTGCTTTAAGACTTTTTTTGCACGATGTGGGGCTTGTTATATCTACAAGAGAGCCTGCGGAATTAAGAGATAAACTAATTTATCTCGGGGTTACTCAGATGAGTGCCGGTTCCAAGACAAATCCTGGCGGCTATGCTGCTGGTGAAGAAGAAGGGAAGCAGTTTGAAGTGGAAGATAGACGCAGTGCACAGGAATTTATAGAATCTGTCAGAAAGAAAGGATTTGATCCGGTCTTAAAAGACTGGGATTCATCATTTATCAATGCAGTATAA
- a CDS encoding SprT-like domain-containing protein: MKHTLECEKLVKAKLDILENIVKDKFGLTLLGVKISYDLKGLKAGLFNPKSDEIKLNGKLCTEFPERMADEVLVHEVAHFVTNKVFKNSKPHGSEWKHIAMLLGLDKPKATHDMPVKPVRQFQRYKYKCRCGIHNITSVRHKRIITKKAKYSCKRCGGLLEKV; the protein is encoded by the coding sequence ATGAAACATACTCTTGAGTGTGAAAAATTAGTTAAAGCCAAACTCGATATATTAGAAAATATTGTCAAAGATAAATTTGGATTAACCCTTTTAGGCGTAAAAATTTCTTATGACCTGAAGGGGTTAAAAGCTGGTCTTTTTAATCCCAAATCAGATGAAATAAAGTTAAATGGAAAATTGTGCACGGAGTTTCCGGAAAGAATGGCTGATGAAGTGTTAGTTCATGAAGTGGCACACTTTGTTACAAATAAGGTTTTTAAAAACAGTAAACCTCATGGAAGTGAATGGAAACATATCGCAATGCTGTTGGGTCTGGATAAACCGAAAGCTACTCATGATATGCCTGTAAAACCTGTGAGACAGTTTCAAAGATACAAATATAAGTGCAGATGTGGCATACATAACATTACTTCGGTCAGACATAAAAGGATTATTACGAAAAAGGCTAAATATTCTTGCAAGCGGTGTGGCGGTTTGTTAGAAAAAGTGTAA
- a CDS encoding 1-deoxy-D-xylulose-5-phosphate reductoisomerase: MKKIGIVGSTGSIGRQAVDVILRNKDAFEVVFLSCNSNIQEMQKQIALLKPKFAIILDGDKEIKEIDNTKVLHTLSELLSVISSQEIDLLLSAAVGFSGIRPTYEAIKAGIDVALANKESIVSGGKILTTLAKGTGSKIIPVDSEHSAIYQCLMGNDKNKVASITLTASGGPFIKRPDDSLSFVSVEETLKHPNWSMGAKITVDSATMMNKGLELIEAKYLFDVPAEILNVVIHPQSVIHSVVSYIDGSTMAQLGYPDMRTPISFALGFPERIESGVKTINLAKTSNLTFYEPDFNKYKCLKIAVDVLKSGSNVLMIAMNAANEIAVELFLKRKIKFTDIADIVEKTVYSFAEKEVSDIEEIFEMDILARETSLKICKTEYGV; this comes from the coding sequence ATAAAAAAAATTGGTATAGTTGGCTCTACTGGTTCCATTGGTAGGCAAGCAGTTGATGTTATATTAAGAAACAAAGATGCTTTTGAAGTAGTTTTTTTGTCTTGTAACTCCAATATCCAGGAGATGCAAAAGCAGATAGCCTTATTAAAGCCTAAGTTTGCCATAATCCTTGATGGGGATAAAGAGATAAAGGAGATTGATAATACAAAAGTATTGCATACATTAAGTGAACTGCTCTCTGTAATTTCCTCTCAAGAAATTGATCTTTTGCTTTCTGCAGCGGTTGGTTTTTCTGGGATTAGACCGACCTACGAAGCTATTAAAGCCGGAATAGATGTCGCTCTTGCGAATAAAGAGTCCATTGTTTCGGGCGGAAAGATTCTTACTACTCTTGCTAAGGGGACGGGGAGTAAGATTATCCCTGTGGACAGCGAACATTCGGCTATCTATCAATGTTTAATGGGGAATGATAAAAATAAGGTGGCATCGATAACCCTTACGGCAAGTGGTGGCCCTTTTATAAAGAGACCAGATGACTCCCTTTCATTTGTTAGTGTAGAGGAAACATTAAAACATCCAAACTGGAGTATGGGAGCAAAAATAACCGTTGATTCTGCAACAATGATGAATAAAGGGCTGGAGCTGATCGAAGCAAAATACCTGTTTGATGTCCCTGCTGAAATATTAAATGTTGTTATTCACCCCCAAAGCGTAATTCATTCGGTGGTTTCATATATTGACGGCAGCACGATGGCTCAGCTTGGCTACCCTGATATGCGGACGCCTATATCGTTCGCATTGGGATTTCCCGAAAGAATTGAGTCAGGAGTAAAAACAATAAATTTGGCTAAAACATCAAATTTAACCTTTTATGAGCCTGATTTTAACAAGTATAAATGTCTTAAAATTGCTGTAGACGTTTTAAAGAGCGGGTCAAATGTTTTGATGATTGCTATGAATGCGGCAAATGAGATAGCGGTAGAACTTTTCTTAAAAAGAAAAATCAAATTTACAGATATTGCTGATATCGTAGAAAAAACGGTTTACAGCTTTGCCGAAAAAGAAGTCTCAGATATTGAAGAAATATTTGAAATGGATATATTGGCAAGGGAGACATCTTTGAAGATATGTAAAACCGAGTATGGAGTTTAG
- the rseP gene encoding RIP metalloprotease RseP: MGIIAAVVVFGILVFVHELGHFLFAKYFKVYVEKFSIGFGPSIVSKKYGETEYLISAVPLGGYVKMYGEDPSTDIPEEMKKKAFSHKPLYQRSLIVFAGPLFNLILAVFLFAIINMFGMPMLLPVIDKVQEGMPAFEAGIKSGDKIVSIDGIDIKYWDEMSGIIKKNPGKTLEIKVLRGGEQFTLKIMPKLSKSKNIFGEEVSVGLIGVTPKDEFVIVKYNPLEAISKGFEKTYEVTKLTIVGIAKIFQKVVPADNIGGPIMIFQMAKETAQIGINSLIAFMAVISINLAILNLLPVPVLDGGHLFFYMVEAVIRRPVSIKVREYANMVGLALLLALMAFAFYNDIVRMMHN; the protein is encoded by the coding sequence ATGGGAATAATTGCAGCGGTAGTTGTTTTTGGTATATTGGTTTTTGTTCATGAATTGGGGCATTTTCTCTTTGCCAAATATTTTAAAGTTTACGTTGAGAAATTTTCAATTGGGTTTGGTCCAAGTATTGTATCCAAAAAGTACGGAGAGACGGAATACTTAATTTCAGCTGTTCCTCTCGGTGGATATGTAAAGATGTACGGAGAAGACCCGAGTACCGATATCCCCGAAGAGATGAAGAAAAAAGCATTTTCACACAAGCCCCTTTATCAAAGGTCATTAATAGTATTTGCCGGGCCGCTGTTTAATCTTATTTTGGCTGTATTCCTTTTTGCTATTATCAATATGTTTGGAATGCCGATGCTTTTACCTGTAATAGATAAGGTTCAGGAGGGGATGCCGGCCTTTGAGGCGGGTATAAAAAGTGGGGATAAAATTGTTAGCATTGACGGTATAGATATAAAATATTGGGATGAGATGAGTGGCATAATTAAGAAAAATCCCGGTAAGACCCTTGAAATTAAGGTATTAAGGGGTGGTGAACAGTTTACGCTTAAGATTATGCCAAAGCTTTCAAAATCAAAAAATATTTTTGGAGAAGAGGTAAGTGTAGGACTGATAGGTGTGACGCCTAAGGATGAGTTTGTAATTGTGAAATATAATCCTTTGGAGGCTATAAGCAAAGGCTTTGAGAAAACCTATGAAGTGACCAAACTTACGATTGTAGGTATAGCTAAGATTTTTCAAAAGGTAGTCCCAGCAGATAATATCGGCGGACCAATAATGATCTTTCAAATGGCAAAAGAGACTGCACAAATAGGGATAAACAGCCTTATAGCTTTTATGGCGGTCATAAGCATAAATCTTGCGATTTTGAATCTTTTGCCGGTGCCGGTATTGGATGGTGGACATCTGTTCTTTTATATGGTTGAGGCGGTAATAAGAAGGCCTGTAAGTATTAAAGTAAGGGAATACGCAAATATGGTTGGGCTTGCTTTACTGCTTGCATTAATGGCATTTGCGTTTTATAACGATATTGTTAGAATGATGCACAATTAG
- a CDS encoding methylated-DNA--[protein]-cysteine S-methyltransferase: MNIFYNFYDIAFLKLNFSKQHLLKSIEFVEKADVNKPHTYHKNHEYFIKILDNYFSAKKYEVDFDLLDTNGISKFYIDVYKALLEIPLGMMTTYKELAINSGHTGAYRAVGSAMARNRWPILIPCHRVKAVNSIGGYSSGIELKKKLIASEEKFAQKLN; encoded by the coding sequence ATGAATATTTTTTATAATTTTTATGATATAGCGTTCTTAAAATTAAATTTTAGCAAGCAGCATCTTCTTAAAAGTATAGAATTTGTTGAAAAGGCAGATGTTAATAAGCCGCATACCTATCATAAAAACCATGAATATTTTATAAAAATTCTTGATAATTATTTCAGCGCAAAAAAGTATGAAGTTGATTTTGATTTGCTTGATACAAACGGGATAAGCAAATTCTATATTGATGTTTACAAAGCACTTCTTGAGATACCTCTTGGTATGATGACTACTTATAAAGAATTAGCCATAAATTCCGGGCATACAGGTGCATATCGTGCAGTTGGCAGTGCTATGGCAAGAAACAGATGGCCGATTCTAATACCTTGTCACCGAGTAAAAGCTGTAAATTCTATAGGCGGGTATTCATCAGGGATAGAGCTTAAGAAAAAATTGATAGCGTCAGAAGAAAAGTTTGCACAAAAGCTTAATTGA
- the secA gene encoding preprotein translocase subunit SecA encodes MVGLAKKIFGTYNDRYLKKCATIVQQVNALEKEYEKLSNEELKAQTEHLKAELATGKELDDILAKAFATVREVSKRTLSMRHFDVQMIGGYVLHKGKIAEMKTGEGKTLVATLPLYLNALSGKGAHLVTVNDYLARRDATWMGPIYLFLGLNVGIIQHEKSYKVVWEDESKFKTTTIECSRKEAYDADITYGTNNEFGFDYLRDNMKYDFDDFVQRELNFAIVDEVDSILIDEARTPLIISGPTDQSTDKYYIVDKVVRNLQKDIDYTLDEKEKNAKLTDEGITKVEKALGVDNLFDVRHVDLLHYVNNAVKAHAIFKRDVDYVVQDGQIVIVDEFTGRLMPGRRYSDGLHQALEAKEQVKIENENQTLASITFQNYFRMYNKLAGMTGTAATEAQEFREIYGLDVIVIPTNKPMIRIDYPDQIYKTAKEKYDAIINDILENHKIGRPVLVGTVSIEKSELLSKILSKKGIPHEVLNAKHHEKEALIVSKAGEKGAVTIATNMAGRGTDIKVKDEILKLGGLHIIGTERHESRRIDNQLRGRTGRQGDPGSSRFYLSLDDDLLRIFGSEKIAFIMDKLGMQEGEPIEHPLINKSIENAQKKVEAMHFEIRKHLLEYDNVMNQQRNVIYSLRRDILMGNDIENILKENIENVIDSLLEDYVINSEVIDEELLHKKIAEIFNVDFSFAGISRKITNDYSNKLKEKIFEKFNSKKEELGEHFIGFSRFLMMNILDSKWKEHLLNMDHLRDSVGLRGYGQKDPLIEYKKESYVLFVNMLNKINTDTVKFLFNVKFQVESDEELELKRQNTELKEERRDIFNENSQDDNKKSPVKRDAPKVGRNDPCPCGSGKKYKKCCGANEN; translated from the coding sequence ATAGTTGGTTTGGCAAAAAAGATATTTGGGACTTACAACGACAGATATCTAAAAAAATGTGCGACAATTGTTCAACAAGTTAACGCACTCGAAAAAGAATATGAAAAATTATCTAACGAAGAGTTAAAGGCTCAAACAGAGCATTTAAAAGCCGAATTGGCAACCGGCAAGGAGCTTGACGATATTTTGGCTAAGGCATTTGCAACCGTTAGAGAAGTTTCTAAAAGAACCCTTTCAATGAGACACTTTGATGTTCAGATGATAGGTGGGTATGTTCTTCACAAAGGAAAAATAGCCGAGATGAAGACCGGTGAGGGTAAAACGCTGGTTGCCACTTTACCATTATACTTAAACGCTTTAAGCGGTAAGGGCGCTCATCTTGTCACCGTCAACGATTACCTTGCAAGAAGGGACGCTACATGGATGGGACCGATTTACCTCTTTCTTGGCTTAAATGTAGGGATTATACAGCATGAAAAATCATATAAAGTTGTATGGGAAGATGAGTCAAAGTTTAAAACTACAACAATAGAGTGTTCGCGAAAAGAGGCATATGATGCCGACATAACCTACGGTACAAACAATGAATTTGGCTTCGATTATCTTAGAGATAATATGAAATATGATTTTGATGATTTTGTGCAAAGGGAGCTCAATTTTGCCATAGTGGATGAGGTGGACAGCATCCTTATCGACGAAGCAAGGACGCCTCTCATTATAAGCGGACCTACCGACCAATCAACAGATAAATATTACATAGTTGATAAAGTCGTAAGAAATTTACAAAAAGATATCGACTATACTCTTGACGAAAAAGAGAAGAATGCAAAACTGACCGATGAGGGCATTACAAAGGTTGAAAAGGCATTGGGTGTCGATAATTTGTTTGATGTCAGACATGTAGATTTACTCCACTATGTTAATAATGCAGTAAAAGCTCACGCCATATTTAAAAGGGATGTTGACTACGTAGTCCAGGATGGTCAAATAGTCATTGTTGACGAGTTTACAGGTCGTCTTATGCCGGGCAGAAGATATTCCGACGGACTTCATCAGGCACTTGAAGCAAAAGAGCAAGTAAAAATAGAAAATGAAAACCAAACCCTTGCCTCCATTACTTTTCAGAACTATTTCAGAATGTATAACAAACTTGCCGGTATGACGGGAACTGCTGCCACAGAGGCTCAAGAATTTAGGGAAATTTATGGGTTGGATGTCATAGTTATCCCTACAAACAAACCTATGATAAGAATTGACTATCCAGACCAAATATACAAAACCGCAAAAGAAAAATACGATGCAATAATAAATGATATCCTTGAAAATCATAAAATTGGCAGACCCGTTCTAGTGGGGACAGTATCAATAGAAAAATCTGAGCTTCTAAGCAAGATACTCTCAAAAAAAGGTATCCCTCACGAAGTTTTAAACGCAAAGCATCACGAAAAAGAGGCATTGATCGTTTCAAAGGCAGGAGAAAAAGGCGCTGTAACGATTGCTACCAATATGGCAGGTAGAGGTACCGATATTAAAGTTAAAGATGAAATACTTAAACTTGGCGGATTACATATCATAGGTACCGAGCGACATGAATCAAGAAGAATTGACAATCAATTACGTGGTAGGACAGGTCGTCAGGGGGACCCCGGCTCATCAAGGTTTTACTTATCTTTAGATGACGACCTTTTACGAATATTTGGCTCTGAGAAGATTGCATTTATTATGGATAAACTTGGCATGCAAGAAGGTGAGCCTATCGAGCACCCTCTTATTAACAAATCTATTGAAAATGCGCAGAAAAAAGTGGAGGCAATGCACTTTGAAATTCGTAAACACCTCCTTGAATATGATAATGTAATGAATCAACAACGTAATGTAATCTACTCGTTAAGACGTGATATTTTAATGGGGAACGATATTGAAAACATACTGAAAGAAAACATTGAAAATGTTATAGATAGCTTATTGGAAGACTACGTAATAAACTCCGAAGTAATTGATGAGGAGCTATTACATAAGAAAATCGCCGAAATCTTTAACGTCGACTTTTCATTTGCAGGGATATCAAGAAAAATTACAAATGATTATAGCAACAAGCTGAAAGAAAAAATATTTGAAAAGTTTAACAGCAAAAAGGAAGAACTTGGCGAGCATTTTATCGGCTTTTCAAGATTTTTGATGATGAATATTCTTGACAGCAAATGGAAAGAACACCTTTTAAATATGGACCATTTGAGAGATAGTGTAGGATTGAGAGGATATGGACAAAAGGACCCTTTGATAGAATACAAAAAGGAATCTTATGTGCTTTTTGTAAATATGCTGAACAAAATCAACACGGATACTGTAAAATTTCTATTTAATGTAAAATTTCAGGTAGAAAGCGATGAAGAACTTGAACTTAAAAGGCAAAATACCGAGCTCAAAGAGGAAAGAAGAGATATTTTTAACGAAAATTCCCAAGATGACAATAAAAAATCTCCAGTCAAAAGGGATGCGCCAAAAGTAGGAAGAAATGACCCTTGCCCATGTGGAAGCGGTAAAAAATATAAAAAATGCTGTGGTGCTAACGAAAACTAA
- a CDS encoding class I SAM-dependent RNA methyltransferase: MQYKNITIHDNAYGGYGVGTLDSGKKVFIPFTVQGDVVDIEITEDKKSFSYGIIKRLVTPSDLRNAEPYCPFLNECGGCLFGNIKYNEQLKIKENILKHNFRDIDNFNIDNVFFANPLRYRIKCSIKLKDGRFGFYKFNTRELINISDCPVISESIIEKVKDIAKGSVGLTELNFIENNEGQVICDIDNIGYTNYTTKFGDLFVSPKVFFQTNRYLIPQLQEIAAGLIPENRNILELYCGNGFFTIALSKKAKSILAVDFDREVIKLAKKSNIDNSKFIAYDLTRPFSPNFQFDSLFVDPSRQGLSKSVIRLIKDKLPKEIVYVSCNPTTMKRDIKNILEYYKIDKFYMFDMFPNTYHIESVAKLVLK, from the coding sequence ATGCAGTATAAAAATATTACCATTCATGACAATGCTTACGGTGGATATGGAGTTGGTACCCTTGACTCAGGTAAAAAGGTATTTATCCCTTTTACCGTACAAGGGGATGTCGTTGATATTGAGATTACCGAGGATAAAAAGAGTTTTTCATACGGCATCATTAAGAGGCTTGTTACCCCTTCAGATTTGAGAAATGCTGAGCCTTACTGCCCTTTTTTGAATGAATGCGGAGGCTGCCTTTTTGGAAATATTAAATATAACGAGCAGCTCAAAATAAAGGAAAATATATTAAAGCATAATTTTAGAGATATAGATAATTTTAATATAGATAACGTTTTCTTTGCCAATCCGTTAAGATATCGTATCAAATGTAGCATTAAATTAAAAGATGGCAGATTTGGTTTTTACAAATTCAATACGAGAGAGCTTATAAATATATCTGATTGCCCTGTAATATCAGAAAGTATAATTGAAAAAGTAAAAGATATCGCAAAAGGCAGTGTTGGGCTTACGGAATTGAATTTTATTGAAAATAATGAAGGGCAAGTTATTTGTGATATTGACAATATAGGATATACAAACTATACGACAAAATTCGGTGACCTGTTTGTTTCCCCAAAGGTTTTTTTCCAAACCAACAGGTATTTAATCCCTCAGCTGCAGGAGATAGCGGCAGGCTTAATACCAGAGAACAGAAACATTCTTGAACTTTATTGCGGTAACGGTTTTTTTACGATAGCTCTTTCAAAAAAGGCGAAATCCATACTTGCTGTAGATTTTGACAGAGAGGTCATTAAACTTGCGAAGAAGAGTAATATTGATAACAGTAAGTTTATTGCTTACGATTTAACAAGACCTTTTTCTCCTAATTTTCAGTTTGATTCGCTTTTTGTTGACCCTTCAAGGCAGGGGCTGTCCAAATCGGTTATAAGGCTTATAAAAGACAAATTGCCCAAAGAGATTGTGTATGTTTCTTGCAACCCGACAACAATGAAAAGGGATATCAAAAATATTTTAGAATATTATAAAATTGACAAATTTTACATGTTTGATATGTTTCCAAACACTTATCATATAGAGTCCGTAGCAAAATTAGTTTTGAAATGA
- a CDS encoding class I SAM-dependent methyltransferase yields MEGKKFDPKKLEKLNNKKRLKDIPPEFIRKAVGLVNVETLVDIGAGTGLFSLALLNEFKCKTVYACDVSDIMIDWMKENIVTKHTEIIPLKSDEVKVPLPDNTADLVIMMNLHHELDEPELILKDAFRVLKKGGKILIIDWKKVEMNEGPPLGMRVCPEDVKKQLSAGGFENIQVIDGLEKHFTVTGDKR; encoded by the coding sequence GTGGAAGGTAAAAAGTTTGACCCTAAAAAACTTGAAAAACTTAATAATAAAAAGAGGTTAAAGGATATTCCGCCCGAATTTATCAGAAAGGCTGTCGGACTTGTAAATGTTGAAACCTTGGTTGATATAGGGGCAGGTACGGGACTTTTTTCTTTGGCATTATTAAATGAATTTAAATGTAAAACTGTTTATGCCTGCGATGTGTCAGATATAATGATTGATTGGATGAAGGAAAATATTGTTACTAAGCATACTGAGATTATCCCGCTGAAATCTGATGAAGTCAAAGTACCGCTTCCGGATAACACTGCCGACCTTGTGATTATGATGAATTTACATCATGAACTTGATGAGCCTGAGTTAATTCTCAAGGATGCTTTTAGGGTGCTAAAAAAGGGTGGAAAAATCTTAATTATCGATTGGAAAAAAGTTGAAATGAATGAAGGTCCCCCTTTGGGGATGAGGGTTTGCCCTGAGGATGTAAAAAAACAACTTTCAGCTGGTGGTTTTGAAAACATACAAGTTATCGATGGGTTGGAAAAACATTTTACTGTTACTGGGGATAAAAGATAG